In Vibrio syngnathi, the following proteins share a genomic window:
- the malQ gene encoding 4-alpha-glucanotransferase has protein sequence MKEQTVLKQVAEMANIADSYVSAWGDEAQVSEETITSLLASLGYDTSSDDALLKSAERKHRKDVLDPVLVLRDGEPVEVTLNLGVSARESEFSWRLETEQGEVLEGYLQSQVVRDERAEGGPLVFALPSDLAWGYHKLIVSRKRRKKPYEMTLIITPKACFKQSPIEQGKKLWGPSVQLYTLRTQHNWGIGDFGDLKQLVSDIASRGGDFVGLNPIHSLFPANPEGASPYSPSSRRWLNVLYIDVSSVPEFALSAEAQQTVGSAEFQQRLQKAREAHWVNYTEVSELKMSILPLLFAEFKTRHLDKNSDRAQAFLAFVEEGGESLMHQAAFDALHGELHAKDSGMWGWPVFPEKYRTFDSPATQKYIKDNLDQVHLYMYLQWLADCQINDAQSLAEEKGMAVGLYRDLAVGVADSGSETWADEGNLVMDASIGAPPDILGPLGQNWGLPPLNPEVLQETSYDAYIKLLRANMKHCGALRIDHVLGLLRLWWIPKGENATKGAYIYYPVQDMLSILALESHRYQCSVIGEDLGTVPDEIVDILADAGVHSYKVFFFETSEDDGGFISPKHYASQSMAALCTHDMPTLRGFWHCDDLKMGQEIGLYPDAQQLETLFDNRLECKQGILDSVAWHGFLPEGVGRDASQVPMDSYLAEALQLHVAAGGSTLLSVQLEDWLEMDKPVNIPGTVDEYPNWRRKLSMNLDEIFAHEGVNRIASKLTDVREKAAK, from the coding sequence ATGAAAGAACAGACCGTATTAAAACAAGTCGCAGAAATGGCAAATATTGCCGATAGTTACGTTAGTGCGTGGGGCGATGAAGCACAAGTATCAGAAGAGACGATTACGTCTCTATTGGCTTCATTGGGCTACGATACAAGCAGCGATGATGCACTGCTTAAATCTGCAGAAAGAAAGCACAGAAAAGATGTACTAGACCCGGTTCTTGTCTTGCGTGACGGTGAACCAGTAGAAGTGACACTTAATTTGGGTGTGAGTGCTCGTGAAAGTGAGTTCAGCTGGCGTTTAGAAACCGAGCAAGGAGAGGTACTTGAAGGCTATCTTCAATCTCAAGTCGTTCGTGACGAGCGTGCCGAGGGTGGCCCTTTAGTGTTTGCATTGCCAAGTGATTTGGCATGGGGTTATCACAAGCTCATTGTGAGTCGTAAGCGCCGTAAGAAGCCTTACGAGATGACATTGATCATTACGCCTAAAGCGTGTTTCAAGCAGTCACCTATTGAGCAAGGCAAAAAGCTTTGGGGACCCAGTGTTCAACTGTACACACTAAGAACTCAGCACAACTGGGGTATTGGTGATTTCGGTGACCTAAAACAGCTTGTTTCGGATATCGCGTCTCGCGGTGGTGATTTTGTTGGTCTAAACCCAATTCATTCACTGTTCCCTGCGAACCCAGAAGGTGCGAGCCCATACAGCCCGTCTTCACGTCGTTGGTTGAACGTCTTATACATTGATGTGAGTTCAGTACCTGAGTTCGCATTAAGCGCGGAAGCGCAACAAACGGTAGGCAGCGCCGAGTTCCAGCAGCGTCTACAAAAAGCTCGTGAAGCGCACTGGGTGAATTACACTGAAGTGTCTGAGCTTAAGATGAGCATCTTGCCTCTGTTATTCGCAGAATTTAAGACTCGTCATCTAGATAAGAACAGCGATCGTGCACAAGCGTTCTTAGCGTTTGTTGAAGAGGGCGGTGAAAGCCTAATGCATCAAGCCGCGTTTGATGCGCTGCACGGCGAACTGCATGCTAAAGATTCAGGTATGTGGGGTTGGCCTGTATTCCCAGAGAAATACCGTACATTCGACAGCCCAGCAACACAGAAATACATCAAAGATAACCTAGATCAAGTACATCTATACATGTACCTACAATGGTTAGCCGATTGCCAAATCAACGATGCTCAGTCTCTTGCTGAAGAGAAAGGCATGGCAGTTGGCCTGTACCGTGACCTAGCGGTAGGCGTTGCGGATTCAGGCAGCGAGACTTGGGCCGACGAAGGTAACCTAGTGATGGATGCGAGCATCGGTGCTCCACCGGATATTCTTGGTCCTTTGGGGCAGAACTGGGGACTACCTCCACTAAACCCTGAAGTGCTTCAAGAGACGAGCTACGACGCTTACATCAAGCTGCTTCGTGCCAACATGAAGCACTGTGGTGCACTGCGTATTGACCACGTTTTAGGTCTATTGCGTTTATGGTGGATTCCGAAAGGTGAGAACGCGACCAAGGGCGCGTACATCTACTACCCAGTGCAAGACATGCTGTCTATTCTGGCGCTTGAATCTCACCGTTACCAATGCAGCGTTATCGGTGAAGACTTAGGTACGGTGCCGGATGAAATCGTAGACATCCTTGCAGATGCTGGCGTGCATTCTTACAAAGTATTCTTCTTCGAAACATCAGAAGATGACGGTGGTTTTATTTCTCCGAAGCACTACGCGTCACAATCGATGGCGGCACTGTGTACTCACGATATGCCAACGCTTCGCGGCTTCTGGCACTGTGATGACTTGAAAATGGGTCAAGAGATTGGTTTATACCCAGATGCACAACAGCTAGAAACTTTGTTCGATAATCGCTTGGAGTGTAAGCAAGGTATCTTAGACTCAGTGGCATGGCACGGCTTCCTACCTGAAGGTGTGGGTCGCGATGCGAGTCAAGTGCCGATGGATTCTTATCTTGCTGAAGCGCTTCAGTTGCACGTTGCGGCTGGTGGCTCAACACTCCTGAGTGTTCAGTTGGAAGATTGGCTGGAGATGGATAAGCCGGTAAACATCCCTGGTACGGTCGATGAATACCCCAACTGGCGTCGTAAACTATCAATGAACTTGGACGAAATCTTCGCTCATGAAGGCGTGAATCGTATCGCTTCTAAGCTGACTGATGTTCGAGAAAAAGCAGCTAAGTAA
- a CDS encoding glycogen/starch/alpha-glucan phosphorylase yields the protein MKPTQQKTFDKVSFQESVKKHLSATYATTIETADSRAWYLAMGRALAELTTFDLLETENDEKIKNAKSVNYLSLEFLIGRLTGNNLISMGLYEQITHAMEELGQNLTDLLEEERDPSLGNGGLGRLAACFMDSCAAQEYPTVGYGLHYEYGLFKQSFQDGRQQEAPDAWRGVEGYPWEVARPELAQHIGFYGHVEVEFIDGKEVRTWVPGMEVKAMPWDLPIVGYESNTVYPLRLWECQAIAPFSLASFNNGDYFEAQHSLIDAGNITKVLYPNDNHEKGKTLRLMQQYFHSAASVRDILRRHEAAGFSLEDLPKQETIQLNDTHPTIAIPELMRILIDEKGLSWDQAWEISAHTFAYTNHTLLPEALETWSESLINRLLPRHMEIIFEINHRFMQEVRKMWPGDGEKQAKLSIIQEGFHRMVRMANLCVIGSYKVNGVAALHSQLVKKDLFPEFNEIFPGKLTNVTNGITPRRWLKFCNPGLSNLITGKIGSEWPAKLEQLEGIAKFATDAKFQKEFMAVKKENKQRLADWVQENMGIELDTNAIFDVQIKRLHEYKRQHLDLLHILSLYHRILNEPGFECEPRVCFFAAKAAPGYHLAKEIIFAVNKIAEKINNDPRIGNKLKVVFIPDYRVSMAEIIIPAADVSQQISLAGKEASGTGNMKMALNGALTIGTMDGANVEIREEVGDENIYIFGLEVDGVVALKAQGYNPYDYYNADPLLKASLDLLTGDEFTPGQPGLLRATFDSLLDGGDPYLCLADFASYVKAHEDMGTQYKDQAGWAKKAILNTALVGKFTSDRSIRDYVNNIWKLEAVNR from the coding sequence ATGAAACCAACTCAGCAAAAAACTTTCGACAAAGTGTCTTTCCAAGAAAGTGTTAAAAAGCATTTATCTGCAACTTACGCAACAACGATTGAAACAGCAGATAGCCGCGCATGGTACCTAGCAATGGGGCGTGCGCTAGCAGAATTGACAACATTTGATCTGCTAGAAACTGAAAATGATGAAAAAATCAAAAACGCGAAGAGCGTTAACTACCTTTCATTAGAGTTTTTGATTGGTCGTCTAACAGGTAACAACCTGATCAGCATGGGTCTGTACGAACAGATTACTCATGCAATGGAAGAGCTAGGCCAAAACCTAACTGACCTTCTAGAAGAAGAACGCGACCCATCGCTAGGTAATGGTGGTCTTGGTCGTCTTGCTGCTTGTTTTATGGATTCTTGTGCTGCACAAGAGTACCCAACAGTAGGCTACGGTCTTCACTATGAATACGGCCTATTCAAACAGTCTTTCCAAGATGGTCGCCAACAAGAAGCACCAGACGCATGGCGTGGTGTTGAAGGTTACCCATGGGAAGTCGCTCGTCCAGAACTAGCACAACACATTGGTTTTTACGGTCATGTAGAAGTTGAATTCATCGACGGTAAAGAAGTTCGTACTTGGGTTCCAGGTATGGAAGTAAAAGCAATGCCTTGGGATCTACCTATCGTAGGTTACGAGTCAAACACGGTTTACCCATTGCGTCTTTGGGAATGTCAGGCAATTGCACCATTCTCACTAGCAAGCTTTAACAACGGTGACTACTTCGAAGCGCAACACTCGCTAATCGATGCAGGTAACATCACGAAAGTTCTTTACCCGAACGACAACCATGAGAAAGGTAAGACACTGCGTTTAATGCAGCAGTACTTCCACTCAGCTGCGTCTGTTCGCGATATTCTACGCCGCCACGAAGCAGCAGGTTTCTCTCTAGAAGATCTGCCTAAGCAAGAAACGATTCAGCTGAACGATACGCACCCAACGATTGCGATTCCTGAGCTAATGCGCATCCTGATCGACGAAAAAGGTCTATCTTGGGATCAAGCCTGGGAAATCAGTGCACATACGTTCGCTTACACGAACCACACACTACTTCCAGAAGCGCTAGAGACTTGGTCTGAATCGCTGATCAACCGTCTTCTTCCACGTCACATGGAAATCATTTTTGAAATCAACCACCGCTTCATGCAAGAAGTTCGCAAGATGTGGCCTGGTGACGGTGAGAAACAAGCGAAGCTTTCTATCATCCAAGAAGGTTTCCACCGCATGGTTCGCATGGCAAACCTATGTGTGATTGGTTCTTACAAAGTAAATGGTGTAGCTGCACTTCACTCTCAACTTGTTAAGAAAGACTTGTTCCCAGAGTTCAACGAAATCTTCCCAGGTAAACTGACTAACGTAACGAACGGCATCACGCCACGTCGTTGGTTGAAGTTCTGTAACCCAGGTCTATCTAATCTAATCACAGGTAAGATTGGCTCTGAGTGGCCAGCAAAACTTGAGCAGCTAGAAGGCATCGCTAAGTTTGCAACAGACGCGAAATTCCAAAAAGAATTTATGGCTGTTAAGAAAGAAAACAAACAGCGTCTTGCTGATTGGGTTCAAGAGAACATGGGTATCGAGCTAGATACTAACGCTATCTTCGACGTTCAAATTAAGCGTCTGCACGAATACAAGCGTCAGCACCTAGATTTGCTACACATTCTGTCTCTGTACCACCGTATTCTTAACGAACCTGGTTTCGAGTGTGAGCCACGCGTATGTTTCTTCGCAGCGAAAGCAGCACCGGGTTACCACCTAGCAAAAGAAATCATCTTCGCGGTTAACAAGATTGCAGAGAAGATCAACAACGATCCTCGCATCGGTAACAAGCTTAAAGTGGTATTCATCCCTGACTACCGTGTAAGCATGGCTGAAATCATCATCCCTGCAGCAGACGTTTCTCAGCAAATCTCATTAGCTGGTAAAGAAGCATCGGGTACGGGCAACATGAAGATGGCTCTAAACGGCGCTCTAACTATCGGTACGATGGATGGTGCAAACGTTGAGATTCGTGAAGAAGTTGGTGATGAAAACATCTACATCTTCGGCCTAGAAGTTGACGGTGTTGTTGCATTGAAAGCTCAGGGTTACAACCCATATGACTACTACAATGCAGACCCACTATTGAAAGCTTCTCTAGATCTACTGACTGGCGATGAGTTCACTCCAGGTCAACCCGGTCTTCTACGTGCAACGTTTGATAGCCTACTAGACGGTGGTGACCCATACCTATGTCTTGCTGATTTCGCTTCTTACGTGAAAGCGCATGAAGACATGGGCACACAATACAAAGACCAAGCTGGTTGGGCTAAGAAAGCGATTCTTAACACGGCATTGGTTGGTAAGTTCACATCAGACCGCTCAATTCGCGACTACGTGAACAACATTTGGAAACTTGAAGCGGTTAACCGTTAA